Within the Arachis duranensis cultivar V14167 chromosome 10, aradu.V14167.gnm2.J7QH, whole genome shotgun sequence genome, the region GGCTTTTGAGAATTTGTGGTTATTTCGCGGATCACCATTCCTTATCACTTGATGCACAAAATGTTGAATATCTCAAGGTCAGAAACCCACTATTCAAGGCTTAATGTCATAATGTTCTCGATATGTATAATTAGGGTCTAGCCACACATATTTGATAGCATTATTTTCCCCATTGTGTGTGGTACCTATGAATTGGAACATTCGCAAATTGCCGTTATGTTATCTTCCAGAAACATCGATCGTTATGCTACAAATGCATGCACTGTCTCCTATTTCTATTCAGGATTAACAGCATCCCATGAGTGCTAAAAGATTTTTTGTGGAGGATCCATTATTTTCACTTACAATACCAATTCGATATAGTATTTGATTCTCTAAAAAATTACCcgaaattttgaatttcgaaaATGACAGCAATCAAGTAACAATTTTAATACCACAgctgaaaaaaatagaaaaatacaagaTTGATATACGTATTTCCTTGATCATTATTACTTGAGATCAAGTACAGATCCTCACATATATATGTCATTGTTAGCGTGTAACTTTCATTGGTTTGTACTTGGTGTCTCATCATTACATCACTTTCATGATCTAATAAGAAACACatcacaaataaataattaattagcaTATATGCTTGTCTACATTCAACAGGGAATTTATAAAGTTGCGTCCACATTCcgttaatttaattatttatttttaacaaccATCTATAGCATGATCTTTcacatcattaaaaaataaataaaaaaaaatctttcataAGTTAATAGCAAAATACCACGTGGTAGCATAACACTTGCGAAAGCTAAGAATAGTGTTACAGAAATGAAACTTCATGACACCGCATTAGTAGTCAACAGCAACCGATAATACCGAAGCATTAAGCTACAAATTTtcaccaaataaaaataataggaaCAGTAATATAAAGTAACGGGGAAATGGCAAATTAAGTCACTTAACCTTAGCCAATAAGATAAgcaaaagaatataaaaattaacataGCAATCTATGTTACAACCTGAAAGCATCAATGGCTCAAATGGGTCCATCAACATCAAGTGGCCCAAAAGCCCGTGATGCTGCTCAGCACGTGTCGTAAACCTTAGTGATAGCAAATACAACGATTGATTCGAGTGTCTAATGTTTgattatgaaaaccaaattgaAACCACGTGGTTGATGGCTCCACATGTTACACCAAGAGCCACCAAAGCATGGGCTtgagaatatattattttgatcctcatcaataatttttataagcTAGGgctatattaacattttaaggTTAGCTCCCATAATTAAGAACACTTGTTTAATTTGAgtcataaatataaaagaattttattaattaactaaatttttaaaatatttatgatataaaagattttAGCATAAGTagttttaaaatactaaaaatataataaaaattagttatttatatgtttatatataaatacatttattattttaacatgcATCTATAATAATATTGTAGTAATACACCCTAATATTTTTATGAACATTAAGTGGCATCTTAGGTGTATATAATAGACTCACTTCCAAGTTAGATTTAATTAATTGGAAGTGTCGTTTTCATACTTGTCCGACAAACATTCTTTGTTTTGTCctctttggattattttgtAGCATTTCATCAAACGAGACCCTTTACCTAACCAACCGACCAAATTGATTTCCATGCTCATTATTAACCTTTTAAAAATCGTCAAGTTCAATTTATTACTCCTAATTGAGATATCTCACCCCAAATCGTGGCTTAATTATATATGTGCATGTGGCTTTTGTGGTCCTTAATTACtcctaacaataataattaataataatcttGTGTCTGCTACCTAGTTGGAGAAATAATTGCACTGTGATTATTTCTCTCTGTTTCCCTAATTTGTAATGTAAAAAATGTGTAAATTTTGGTGTAGTCAACTTTACgtgaaattgataattgaaagtcaTTAGCTGatttgactaatttgactaGAGTTTTATTTAATGACTCTCAACTAttaatttcacgtgaagttgacaGCACTTGAGTTTTCACCTGTAAAAAAACATTACTTTATCAAACAGTGAAAAAACGAACCTCCAAGTTAAATAATGAATGTGAGAGAAGTTCAAAAATGAACCTTAACTTGTTATATTTACATAAGAGACctacatatttaaaataaggTGGAAATTAGATACagtcaactttacgtgaagttgataactgaaaaccgttagataatttgactgatttgactaaatttttatctaacagtTTTCAGctattaacttcacgtgaaatcgaCTGTACCTGagtttttatcttaaaataatTGTGGGCACTATATATAAAGGATAAACATAACATGCATGATGCTTGAATAATCAAGATACACACATAGTCCATAGACATGAGAGCTACACGTGCATGCAAGATATATATACCCAACTTGCAACATGTAATCACATGACTATGGTCCATAAATCACCACTACATTATGCATCCATTTCTTTCCTAATATGTCCCACAAGAAACCATGTGTTGCCAACTGTTTTTAACCCTACTAAGAATCTTAGGACCCACTATTACCACTCCCTTTCCTCAATCCATTTTAGAAGAACAATTTTTAGCCCATGGACCGTAGTGTACTTTCTTCTCCCTTTTGCCAATTTTGTATTTGTATTGGTGGCAAAGTCCACTACATAAATTATGAAAAGGGTAACCAATAATGATAGTTGCACAATCATATAGTGTGTGTAGTGTACTAGTGTGTGATAGTGTGTATGaccaaaaatatcaaaatacaaaataatatttacatcgttaataatatataaaatgagttgataaaaataaaatatatttgtgTGGTTGGTTTAtcgtttaattttaatatatatcattttgatattataaaatagaaattaaattaaaaaaaagaaaatcttagaataataattaaattgtcTTAAGATGATCAgtcattaatataattataaaaatactatttgtacattaaaattaactagTAAAATAAGCTATAATGTATTTATGAATAAATATACGTattgtttaactcatttttaacatatatattttaacatgtattttatattaatgattgattttgaaggctgattttaatgtacatgtaaaatgattaatataattatttaggtTGTCTATTGACTATTGAGTGcgactattttttaaattagggtaaagtatacttttgtccttgaagtttgacaaaaattttaaaaatattcctaagttttattttgtttcaattttgtcctaaaaattttcgatttgtatcaaatatacccttaacggctaaattttcaaaaaaattaagaccaatctaacaataatgcatgaaaaattatacttaatttaCTTGTATTAAGGGTTGTTCTTATAAAATTGTtgttaaattgattttaaatttttttaaaaattagccaTCCGaagtatatttgatacaaattaaaaatttttaggacaaaattaaaaaaataaaacttaaaaatatttttaaaacgtTTATTAAACTTCAAGAACAAAAAATACACTTTACTACGGAATATAATGTTGAAGTACTAAACTGCCGTttaaagtataaattaaaagTGAGAGGTATACTCAATGGTGTGTGTAAACATATAATAGAAGATTGAGTgggaaaaaaaatacaagaaaaataagGATGAATCTGTATCatattgttaaataattataGCATATATAGCAGCATCATGCACGTCTACGTTGTTCCTTTTACAGCCAAAACATACACAGAAGAGAGCACTATCAATGGCCTAAACAATTCCACGTGGCAAGCACCCACCTTCACCCTTATGGGTTAAGTATCTCTCTGTTTTCCCACTTTAATTCTACAACATATAACTATGTGGAGAGAAACCAAATTAGCCTAGCTTCTTAACAAACCCTGCATAAAAACTTGATAATAACCTTCTCTCCACTCTCATATAACTTGTGATCAATCTCTTCTTAATCTCTTTATTTAATTCTTTCTTCTGATACTGTTGTTGtagttatattaattattattattgctccTTTTTAGAGATAGAAGATAAGATCATAAATTAAATAGGCATTAGATAAGTGAAAGAAAAGACATGCTCATCACTTCTTATTCTCTTCTTAGGCCTTTCCTTCAATCAAACCACTCTAACTTATTGTCACCAAGTTCCATACACTTTCACACTCTTTGGACTGTAATCAGCAACTTGTTCTTCTTGATATCATTCACATTCATGTATTTTCTACCACCTCAATCTAAGGGCTAATAATTAAGAATTCAGATTTAGTAAAGTTCCCTCTTCtgatatacataataataaacTCACTTGTTTTTGCTGATagtgctttttctttcttttgagattattattattatgggtTTGAGTTCTAAGCAGGTTTCAAGTACAGGACTTGATTGGAACAAGGCCTTGTTGCAATCATCACAAAACTTGGAGCTACCATCAAAGATTACTACTATGaagaaacaacaacaacaacaacaacaacaaattcagcaGCAGCAACCAATATTAGAGCCTCTGAGGTGTCCAAGATGTGATTCAACAAACACAAAGTTTTGTTACTACAACAATTACAACAAGTCTCAGCCTCGCCATTTCTGTAGAGCTTGCAAGAGGCACTGGACTAAAGGTGGAACTCTCCGCAATGTTCCTGTTGGAGGTGGAAGAAAGAATAAGAGACCAACCAAGAAATCAACAACCACTACTTCTATTagcaccaccaccactaccactGTTACCACCTTAAATGGTGGTGGTGGAAAAATGGAAGTTCAACCTCAGAGTAAtcgtcctcttcctcctcctcctcctcctactCTTTACCAATCTATGATTCGTCCACCACCTTTGCTACCACaacagaataataataataatctatcAGAAGTTAAGGACTTTGGTGGTAGTGAAATGTTTCTGAGTTCATCATCATCAGCTTTGAATCTTCCTCAGAGTCAAAGTCTAATCTTTCCCTTCTCAACAGCATCAAGTTCTAGTTTTGATGCAAACCCATGTTCAGTTTCAGCCTCCAATATTTATAGCTATGGTGGAGAAGAGTTTAAGACAATGGAGGAGACAACCATCAATGGTACTAACACACACCTATGGGAGATTCCATTACCTGCTACAACAACAAGTGTTGCTATGGAAATGCCTTCAAATTATTGGGGTTGGGAGGACCTTGATCCTTTGGTCTCAACTGATCTAAATGTTCCTTGGGATGATTCTGATATCAAACCTTGAGAGCAAGAAATTAGAGGAAAAAAGAagacagagaaaaaaaaaattgaagtgacACAGTTATATATATGTCCATATATAGattaataattagttttttttaattattgggggtgtttttgtgttttaataGAGATTAGTAagtgttcttgttttttttcAGAAGGAGCATGTTATCTGATCTTTCTTCACCTGTAATTCTCACAAAAGAAGCAGTAATCTGAAGCTGTCTTGTTTTAGTTTTCAGCTTCAGCTTCAAGCAAAAGGGGTCCCATTAACTGCAATCATCCACtgtgtttctttctttatcttttccTCTAATTTGTAATAAAATGGTATATGATGTATGCAAGTAATCTAGCATTATTATCAACTTTTTCTAATTAAGGTTTTTGAGGCCTATTTAGTAAAATCAGTAAAACTATTCAAACTATTCTAAAATTGATCATCATTGTAGTTTTAGTGAATGAAATTTACAAAATGACTTacatattaaaacaaaaatatttcttttatctttatagaTACTTTTGTTTCATAAACATTTCCATATTTCTATGATGAGAGAGTGATCATACACAGTTTTTAGTGGTATTATGATTGTTGATATGGGGTCTACTCCAGCAAAACTGAACTGACATAGAGAATGTGATGGAAGATTCTTGAGGATATGTTTGTATGAGTTTGTTGGAGCAAATGATATAATATGGATTTGATAGCCACACAATTTAATCACAACCACTTATTTAGAATCATTCCTCTGGTGCTGGCCCAGGAAGAATTCTGGTTGTAAAGTAGTTTGTTAatattctcatcatcatcatatataTTCTGTTACTATGGATTTTTCATCTGTGGGCTTCTAGTTCACATGGTGCTTTCATTTCTGTTCTAGTTTAATATAACAGTGTAATGCCATATTCACCCACATTGGAGATCCCTTTAATACATTGGAGATGTTATTATTAGGGTCATTGAAATGTAATTGGATAGATCTAACTCTTCTTGAATCACAACTACCACGCTCAAATAGGTTAGCTCGACCCATTTAAGCCCGGCCCGTTAAGTTTGTGGGTTAAATAAATTGGTCTGTTTAAGTCTGCTTTATTCACGGGCCATAATTTTTCAGTTTGGACTATTTATGGTCAGTCTAATGGGTTAAACGGGTCAACctgtttatctttttattttattttttaaaaaatattttgacaaaaaaaaatcacttttaagtcaaaaatctttaaaaaaaaaaatttttgatgggTCAAATTTTCGGGTCAGGTCGGAAGAAATATCGACTAAAAGTATtacttgtttttgaaaaaatatccgTTTAACTCTTCATTTTTTTCGGATTAATCGGATTCAGTCCGTTTAACCCAAAATTTAAAcgaatttaattttagaaacaaaATCCGCCCATTTAAACAGGTAAACGAGCTGATCCAATGGATTTAACCCATTTTTACGACCGTAATCACAACCAatgaaattaacaacaattggTGGGACTTGCATATCTAATTTACCATAAGAGTACAACTAAAATAGAAAGACACTTCAGTATACAAGTATCTtgtattaacaataataaattaaaaattattttttaagtttatttaagAGAAATGTTAAGGGATCAATAAGTTTTGTAATTTGTAGCTAtcaattaattatcattaatgtttttaatagtgtgagatttcatccaatgatgtaaaattattcacttttcttttacgAGTTAAATATTGGCAAACTTTTAATAAAAGTGCTGTCTTTAAAACTTtctctttatttaatttaaataagtgacactataattaaattaattatattaaatatatactaaaaattagttaCCAAATCAgttgtttatataaaatatacgttaaaatataaaaaatatattaaaaataaattaaataggcactatatatatttaattatttatacatgaatatataattactaattttttatgtatatattatatttttaaagttaaataaaGCTAAAAATAACTAGTGTttattagtaataataaaaaataatattttttgggaCGAACTTTTTCGTTACTATAAATATGTTATTCATAgaaaaatttatctaaaaaaaaaaatcgacgtgtacactaaaattagctattaaattcagctattaatataaaaaaaatagtgttgTAAAGATTTTGTAACATCTTCTTAAATTACGGATAAAAATTGTGTTATGTCACTAACAATTTTTTATGTGATAACCAATTTTTTTGTCAACAACTGTGATTGCAGGTATAATCCACCATTATTGCATATAactttaatcaattatattatatatatatactaaaattaattattagtataaaatttacatctatttatatataaatatattagtgactaattttaataaataattttagtatataaataacatttttaaactttaattgCTCGCATAATCAGTCTTTACCAGCAATTTCATTGGCTGAAATAAATGGTCATTGCCTGCggctttattattattaagattTAGTGTGTTAGTTTCTTTGCCTCTTATGTTATATCTTTTGAGATTGTGGTAGCGAAGTTGTTCTTGAACCTATTATACATTATAGTAGAAGCAGCATATTATTATGAGATTTTTCTCGTTATTTTCTATAACTTGTTTAGGAATATTCCAAGCAATATAAATAGCCTTAATATATATACTACTTGTTTCTTTGAGGTGGCCCGCTATGGTTTTCTTACAAGCTTATTGAATTGATTCAATGCGCAACAATTTCACTATCAACTACTATAAACAAGCTAAGTCAACTTAATTAACGACAACTCATCTTTGTTTTTTTGCTAAAATAAAGTACAATGATAATGAATTTTGCTTGGTCGAAAAATGAGAGTGTACAAAGTAGTAATTTCATTTTTAGAGGCAACTTATGCTGCTTCTTCATTCTTTTCCCATTAGCTAATGAGGCGCACTTAGTCTTAGAAATTGGAATATGCATCAATCAAAGGCACATTCATAGAATCATATATGGTAGCTAGCTtataaaaatttacataaaatataagtttttaatatatttaatatgtatttattaaagtaaaaatttgcAATACTTTTAgcgataattttaatatatacttttaGAATAgatgttaatattaattaattttttttagaaaaaatcattaatttaaatttttaatatttcattttctatgtatttattaaagtaaataaaattcaaaaacttttGTTACTAATATACGCTTAATAAACACAAATTAATAACCCTACAGGGAAAGTGTTTcttcatgaattttttttttcaaacaaaaaaaaaattgtgttccAAACTTCCATCTGTCTCATGAAACTTGAGCATGAAACAAGGGTTAATTAAGGCCCAAAGGAAAGTCTGAAATGGATAGAGGCCCAACAAAGCAACAAAACTAGAGTACTTATTAAAAATTCCTAATGTCCAAAAACAAAAAGTTTTCTCAATTAATGTCCAATTTTTTTGATCAACAAAAACCCGTTCTTTGGTTTCGTGATGAAACAATGGTGTGGACAATTGAGGTTAAGAGTCCTTCTTTGGGGAATTGTGTAAAAGGTTGAGGAGTCTCTTCGATTCAATTCTCATGGCGTTGACAAATTAGGTTGAGAAGTCATTTTCTTGTTGCGTCaagaaattgataaaaaaatatagtgtTTTTTTGtactcaatttcaatctattctttttgtttttattcaattttaatgtattttttttattcagtttTTGAATATTTGTcttcttgttatttttaatttctttatcatAAAAACAGAACCTCACAATTGTTTGTTGGTGGTGCTTTTCAACTACCATCatgagcaaaaagaaaaatcctAATGTcgtattattttacttttctgttaaacatagaagaattcaaagTATATTATTAAAGACCATTTATACATAATCAAAATGAATCGATTTGGTAGTTAATTTATTAATCTGGTTAAATAAATGTTGGAGTTTAAAATAAGACCATCTGTACATTTTAAATTTAAGCTTTTAAACTAAGAGACTTAAATTTAGTAGCATAATTTATTCTCGTCTAAAATTAGTTAACCTAATAGATATTCTGATAGCGGgttggtttatttattttatctcaaaatataaattatctctatttaattttgtgtgaacaaattaattatagtagtatataataataatatttatttgctctcattaaattattaaatttgacctcataataattttttattcaatttttgatatttcataatcaatttaaaaattttatattagatatCGTTCGAATGAACAATTCtccatttaaataaaatttgggtttttttttagaaatcgATTCGAAAAagtattatttatctttttttatattagttttaatttttttctataacaACTGTGTTAATTAAAAGAACTTTTTTAACAATAAATCTCAATAAGAATTAGcttctaattataaatttttaaataagtattNNNNNNNNNNNNNNNNNNNNNNNNNNNNNNNNNNNGatcaaaattttttggatcTGTCATGTTATATGTACTACTACTAGTAAATTAATAGGCATTACCCgtcattttattaattaaacgtaatattaattaatatgttgttttttaataaaaacgcTCGATTTCAGATTTTAGGAATAATTCATTAtctattatgatattttttaaaaacattttacgTGCATCAAAAGTAAATTATTCcggtcaccaaaaaaaaaaaaagtaaattattcttttatttcaaatagCTCTTGAAAAAAAGGAAAGCCCCTTAAATAAGTATGTGATCGATGGTATcgatttttaattgatattgAATGGTGAACTTACAGAAACACAATAAATATTCGTTTCAGACGCATGgaaaaatttttcttgattaTTATGATGCATTATTAACGAatgatatattattaattttataattaaaatatgttatatatttttttattaNNNNNNNNNNNNNNNNNNNNNNNNNNNNNNNNNNNNNNNNNNNNNNNNNNNNNNNNNNNNNNNNNNNNNNNNNNNNNNNNNNNNNNNNNNNNNNNNNNNNNNNNNNNNNNNNNNNNNNNNNNNNNNNNNNNNNNNNNNNNNNNNNNNNNNNNNNNNNNNNNNNNNNNNNNNNNNNNNNNNNNNNNNNNNNNNNNNNNNNNNNNNNNNNNNNNNNNNNNNNNNNNNNNNNNNNNNNNNNNNNNNNNNNNNNNNNNNNNNNNNNNNNNNNNNNNNNNNNNNNNNNNNNNNNNNNNNNNNNNNNNNNNNNNNNNNNNNNNNNNNNNNNNNNNNNNNNNNNNNNNNNNNNNNNNNNNNNNNNNNNNNNNNNNNNNNNNNNNNNNNNNNNNNNNNNNNNNNNNNNNNNNNNNNNNNNNNNNNNNNNNNNNNNNNNNNNNNNNNNNNNNNNNNNNNNNNNNNNNNNNNNNNNNNNNNNNNNNNNNNNNNNNNNNNNNNNNNNNNNNNNNNNNNNNNNNNNNNNNNNNNNNNNNNNNNNNNNNNNNtacatatatatatatatatatatatatccaaaacccaagatgtacataaacaaaatcctgcctctccataaacctctaagaggatcaaaaagaataagttatgtggagagaaagctaagtacatGTATATACATCACTGCACAACAAAAGAACACAGTAACCACTTCGCCTCAGGTGTCCAGACGCCTAATGAGATACctttcgacctgcatctgaaaaacaacaatatagtatggaatgagaactggagaatcagtatggtaaaggtgcccacataattaatataaaaggtctcgAAAAAGCCAGAGGTAttcctagaactccgacactcagattTCAGCCTAAGAATTCAACTAAACCAGAAATTAGGTAAGTTGTCTAAGGTATTCTAGTTCTGAATCTAACTTTAACTTTATACTTCACTTTCTGTCGCATCCAATCCTCCGAATCACTGGTGGAACAACCCTCTCCCCTCACACCTTCGTCAAGAGGGATTTCTCAGAAAACATACACATACAGTTCAAGCAAGGAAAACACAGATAGAGAAAcatttacagcaagtagaacaagtaacGGATAAGCAGAATTAAACAattaagcaaaccaaaacaatgcacgctcaagcaaccaaacaaatgcatatgatgtatgcctgtcctatggctgatgagtctcatctgtcggttatacagccaacccgacatgtcctggtagttaaccattggacagtcaCTCTGTGCGCGCatcccaagctcaataatattccatggagtcaaactccaagctcaaatataatattccatggagtcacactccaagctcaataatattccatggagttacactccaagctcaataatatagtattccatagagttaaactccaagctcaaatataatattcaatattcataTATATGCATGCCCATGGGGGAATCCGGGGAGTTAAAGTGTCCGGTCACATCTTGCGACAGAGGGTCAACTAATAGTCTCAAATATACAAGTCACATAATAATCTctttcctttttaaaaaaaaataccactTCAAATCAAAACTCTAATTCTCATAAAAATCTTGGCAGTATCACCTCTAAAACTCAAATTTCTGCCACCCTTAAAGGATCCCAACTACCAAACCAAATACCTCTCAATCATTCAGATCATTTCCAgtaacaaattatttcaaaatcagactaataccaatattaaatctttttccaaacTAACCAACTTCAACATCA harbors:
- the LOC107468726 gene encoding dof zinc finger protein DOF3.1; protein product: MGLSSKQVSSTGLDWNKALLQSSQNLELPSKITTMKKQQQQQQQQIQQQQPILEPLRCPRCDSTNTKFCYYNNYNKSQPRHFCRACKRHWTKGGTLRNVPVGGGRKNKRPTKKSTTTTSISTTTTTTVTTLNGGGGKMEVQPQSNRPLPPPPPPTLYQSMIRPPPLLPQQNNNNNLSEVKDFGGSEMFLSSSSSALNLPQSQSLIFPFSTASSSSFDANPCSVSASNIYSYGGEEFKTMEETTINGTNTHLWEIPLPATTTSVAMEMPSNYWGWEDLDPLVSTDLNVPWDDSDIKP